The Romeriopsis navalis LEGE 11480 genome window below encodes:
- a CDS encoding putative PEP-binding protein — protein sequence MSSHRAISSLNIVQLNQVQPTVDSSSLRHQIGETAYQLGVLKSRDIPVVDGLVLPRPQFFQHCQAGLIPAQLPSEQTLQAFADHCWTTIQRLNCEPWLSQLQTTWEMARYSHPIVVIRPSLAGALSMSASDLVLPQIGAIDELETMLKTFWSEVYCARNLSYWLRHVDDLAQIPLATLIQPLPMIEQSGWLWITDEMLVVERFWGVHWAGQPQEMDIDCVVLDRQTGQRRLSRHTPQQLVHTILGHWPRVLPTVDPLIVSGNQWLLPHVMPQAAADSSAPTSVVPPSPVTDKAMHTLAQKLWSEFQQPLRVDWQFAHGQLQVQHLVLGEQLPRHPTALWREPEPVVPPTGDRGAVEVATGVMASAGQGIGRAVVLNANQALLSELSDRNILVTSHLTPEWLPLIRHAAGIVTEAGGVTSHAAIIARSLGIPAIVGVNQATQKIRTGSWLQIEAGRIQRISSEQAVAAIEQQQRQPEPPPAGSTDQRAPRPTKTQLLVTISHLTQATSPESLVHQGIGLLRGEHLLSPYLAGCSPWQPLSEMMAAPLQQQLLQQLQQILSSPSDYPVWYRLADWRTHEITDGSDSPTEVNPALGLHGTLRYQRFPGWLDAELRTIAQLDLDQQSRLRLVFPFVRTIAEFEFCAARVQTAGLAALPLWIMAEIPAVIYALPEYAAAGVSGIAIGLNDLIQLLFGVDREQALMTDFFDPSHAQVRSVLHGALAQLIASARELQLDCTVCSVPADASLIAFLVECGVTGISVNPSDLRFAQDVIATAEARA from the coding sequence GTGAGTTCTCATCGCGCGATTTCGTCGTTAAATATTGTCCAGCTAAATCAGGTCCAACCCACCGTAGACAGCTCGTCGCTGCGCCACCAGATTGGGGAAACAGCGTATCAATTAGGGGTCTTGAAATCGCGTGATATTCCTGTTGTTGATGGTTTAGTGCTGCCGAGGCCGCAGTTTTTTCAGCATTGTCAGGCTGGGTTGATTCCGGCGCAGTTGCCCTCCGAGCAGACGCTTCAGGCATTTGCGGATCACTGTTGGACGACGATTCAGCGGCTCAATTGTGAACCCTGGTTATCCCAGTTGCAAACCACTTGGGAGATGGCCCGATATAGTCATCCCATTGTGGTTATTCGACCCTCGTTAGCCGGTGCGTTGTCGATGTCGGCAAGTGATTTGGTATTGCCGCAAATTGGGGCAATTGATGAACTTGAGACAATGCTCAAAACCTTCTGGTCTGAGGTCTATTGCGCGCGGAATTTATCCTATTGGTTGCGCCACGTTGACGATTTGGCGCAAATTCCACTTGCGACATTAATCCAGCCATTGCCGATGATTGAGCAATCCGGTTGGCTGTGGATCACCGATGAAATGTTAGTCGTCGAGCGATTTTGGGGGGTACATTGGGCGGGTCAGCCCCAAGAAATGGATATTGATTGTGTTGTCCTCGATCGGCAGACGGGGCAGCGGCGGCTATCACGACATACCCCCCAGCAACTGGTCCATACGATTTTGGGCCATTGGCCGCGTGTGCTGCCGACCGTTGATCCGCTGATTGTCTCGGGGAATCAGTGGCTATTACCCCATGTGATGCCGCAGGCCGCAGCTGACAGTTCGGCGCCGACGTCCGTGGTGCCGCCTAGTCCCGTGACAGACAAGGCGATGCATACGTTAGCGCAAAAGCTGTGGTCGGAGTTTCAGCAGCCATTACGTGTGGATTGGCAGTTTGCCCATGGTCAGTTGCAAGTCCAGCATTTGGTGCTGGGTGAGCAGCTCCCGCGTCATCCGACTGCTTTATGGCGTGAGCCCGAACCGGTGGTGCCACCGACTGGCGATCGGGGCGCGGTCGAAGTGGCGACCGGGGTAATGGCTTCAGCGGGTCAGGGAATTGGTCGGGCGGTGGTGCTGAATGCGAATCAGGCATTATTGAGTGAGTTGTCCGATCGCAATATTCTCGTCACCTCGCATTTGACCCCTGAGTGGCTGCCGTTAATTCGTCATGCGGCTGGAATTGTGACGGAGGCGGGCGGTGTTACCAGTCATGCGGCAATTATTGCGCGCAGTTTGGGGATTCCCGCGATCGTGGGTGTAAATCAAGCGACCCAAAAAATTCGTACGGGGAGCTGGTTACAGATTGAAGCAGGGCGGATTCAGCGCATTTCCTCGGAACAAGCGGTAGCCGCAATTGAGCAACAACAGCGTCAGCCAGAGCCCCCCCCCGCTGGCTCGACGGATCAGCGCGCCCCCCGGCCAACCAAGACACAGCTGCTTGTCACAATTAGCCATTTAACTCAAGCGACTTCACCGGAGTCACTTGTTCATCAAGGGATTGGCCTGTTGCGTGGGGAGCATTTGCTATCACCCTATTTAGCGGGCTGTAGTCCGTGGCAACCACTGTCTGAGATGATGGCAGCGCCGCTGCAACAGCAGTTGTTGCAACAGCTGCAACAAATTTTATCGTCGCCCTCGGATTATCCAGTTTGGTATCGCTTGGCGGATTGGCGGACGCATGAAATCACGGATGGGAGTGACTCACCCACCGAAGTGAATCCAGCCTTGGGGTTGCATGGAACTTTGCGTTATCAGCGGTTTCCGGGTTGGCTGGATGCGGAATTGCGGACGATCGCCCAGTTAGACCTGGACCAGCAATCACGGCTGCGGTTGGTTTTCCCCTTTGTGCGGACCATCGCTGAATTCGAATTTTGTGCAGCGCGGGTGCAGACCGCTGGTCTGGCCGCCTTGCCACTCTGGATCATGGCGGAGATCCCGGCTGTGATCTATGCATTGCCGGAATATGCGGCGGCTGGCGTGAGTGGAATCGCGATCGGCTTAAATGATTTGATCCAATTGTTGTTTGGGGTGGATCGTGAGCAGGCCCTGATGACCGATTTCTTTGATCCGAGTCATGCCCAGGTCCGATCCGTTTTGCATGGTGCCTTGGCACAATTGATTGCTTCAGCGCGAGAATTGCAGTTGGATTGTACGGTTTGTAGTGTGCCGGCGGATGCGAGTTTGATTGCATTTCTCGTGGAGTGTGGTGTGACGGGAATTTCGGTGAACCCGTCGGATTTAAGGTTCGCCCAGGATGTTATCGCGACGGCGGAGGCACGAGCATAA